From the Synergistota bacterium genome, one window contains:
- a CDS encoding DUF4198 domain-containing protein, whose protein sequence is MKRRWLCLVIILGIMMIAFPAFAHFQLIIPSRLFIEGSPQKVKLFMPFTHPMEGGPTMDMAKPIQCGVMVRGKKFDLTDKLRPIKLDVFPRWNSNYKEYKGKKATAYVAEYLIKMPGDYQFFIVPKPYFEPAEEKFIWQIAKVVVSAFGAEEGWDQPVGLKAEIIPLVKPYAIWAGNLFKGRVLINGKPAAGIDVEVEYYNQDGAVEDLPSDAFITQVVKTDENGVFSYAIPWPGWWGFSALGDGSKMEYKGKEYPVELDAVIWVKAFALPKGAKQ, encoded by the coding sequence ATGAAAAGAAGATGGCTTTGTCTTGTAATCATTCTGGGAATCATGATGATAGCTTTCCCCGCTTTTGCCCACTTTCAGCTTATCATTCCATCGAGGCTTTTCATCGAAGGATCACCGCAAAAGGTAAAGCTTTTTATGCCTTTTACGCATCCAATGGAGGGGGGACCTACTATGGATATGGCCAAGCCAATACAGTGTGGTGTTATGGTAAGAGGTAAAAAGTTTGATCTAACTGATAAGCTCAGACCAATCAAGCTTGATGTTTTCCCGCGCTGGAACTCGAACTATAAGGAATATAAGGGCAAAAAGGCAACGGCTTATGTGGCGGAATATTTAATCAAAATGCCGGGAGATTATCAGTTTTTCATAGTTCCTAAGCCTTATTTTGAACCTGCTGAGGAGAAGTTTATATGGCAGATAGCTAAGGTGGTTGTTAGCGCCTTTGGAGCTGAGGAAGGTTGGGATCAGCCCGTGGGATTAAAGGCTGAGATTATTCCCCTTGTTAAGCCTTACGCTATATGGGCTGGCAACCTCTTTAAGGGAAGGGTTCTTATAAACGGTAAACCTGCTGCTGGTATAGATGTTGAGGTTGAATATTATAACCAAGACGGAGCTGTAGAAGATCTTCCCTCGGATGCTTTTATAACGCAGGTAGTTAAAACGGATGAAAACGGCGTTTTTTCGTATGCCATACCTTGGCCCGGCTGGTGGGGATTCTCAGCGCTTGGCGATGGGAGCAAGATGGAGTATAAGGGAAAGGAGTATCCCGTGGAGCTGGATGCGGTTATCTGGGTCAAGGCTTTTGCGCTTCCGAAAGGAGCTAAGCAATAG
- a CDS encoding sodium:solute symporter family protein, with product MKTWVIVAIFAYLTIGTLLALLSRRGREMRDPEEYFLAKRRLGGIISALTYSATTYSAFMMIGLVGLTYKGGIGSLGFELTYLAGLVLIVWFGPKFWKVGKKLGIISPAEMLGKRYGSKRVATAFAIVSLVFLIPYSAVQIMGIGYSLEAMTKGAISFEIGITLATAVAIAWSLTGGMRSVAWTDSLQAGIMLISSLIALLFIVYRGFGGFTNLFLKLETHYPEYLSVPGPGFFKLNTFIGLIIPWFFFSISNPQVSQRLFVPRSLRTLRNMLRGFLIFGFTYTIIVVLWGLSARALIPSLKKADMATPYLLSLPIIPAPVSILVMIGILSAAISTIDSILLTLSSMVSKDLFGHLPREKQIFAGKTSMFILAIVALIFAYFKPSMIVLLSVSSSAGLLTVVPSIVGAFYWEKSSESGAFWSIALGALITGILFLKGAKPLGLMLGIWSIIISSGVFTILSIVFPSGRRENLKIWNT from the coding sequence ATGAAGACTTGGGTAATAGTAGCGATCTTCGCATATCTTACAATTGGAACGCTCCTCGCTCTCCTCTCAAGAAGAGGACGCGAGATGAGAGATCCTGAGGAATACTTTCTTGCCAAAAGAAGGTTGGGAGGGATTATTTCCGCGCTCACATACAGCGCCACAACTTACAGCGCATTTATGATGATAGGACTCGTAGGGCTAACTTACAAGGGAGGGATAGGAAGCCTCGGGTTCGAGCTTACCTATTTAGCTGGTCTGGTTCTTATAGTCTGGTTCGGTCCCAAGTTCTGGAAAGTGGGAAAGAAGCTTGGAATCATCTCTCCAGCAGAGATGCTCGGTAAAAGATACGGTAGCAAAAGAGTGGCAACGGCTTTTGCAATCGTTTCCCTTGTATTTTTAATCCCATATTCTGCAGTTCAGATAATGGGCATAGGTTATTCTCTCGAAGCTATGACAAAGGGAGCCATAAGCTTTGAAATCGGGATAACCTTAGCAACGGCAGTGGCTATTGCCTGGTCACTCACAGGAGGCATGCGCTCAGTAGCCTGGACAGATAGCCTTCAAGCCGGCATAATGCTCATCTCCTCGCTAATAGCCCTTCTATTCATCGTTTACAGAGGTTTCGGAGGCTTCACAAACCTGTTTCTGAAACTTGAGACTCACTATCCAGAGTATCTATCCGTACCTGGTCCTGGCTTTTTTAAGTTGAACACGTTCATAGGACTCATAATTCCATGGTTTTTCTTCTCCATCTCTAACCCCCAGGTCAGCCAAAGGCTTTTTGTCCCGAGAAGCCTAAGAACCTTAAGAAACATGCTTCGAGGTTTTCTCATTTTCGGCTTCACATATACCATTATCGTGGTGCTGTGGGGTCTCTCAGCAAGGGCTCTTATCCCCTCATTGAAAAAAGCAGATATGGCGACTCCCTACCTTCTCTCTCTCCCCATCATTCCGGCACCAGTTTCTATCCTTGTAATGATAGGCATTCTCTCCGCAGCGATATCAACGATAGACTCCATTTTGCTCACACTTTCGTCAATGGTTAGTAAAGATCTCTTCGGTCATCTCCCAAGAGAAAAACAGATCTTTGCCGGAAAGACATCCATGTTTATATTAGCAATCGTAGCGCTCATCTTCGCTTATTTTAAGCCAAGCATGATAGTTCTCCTATCGGTTTCCTCCTCAGCGGGTTTACTCACAGTCGTGCCATCGATAGTAGGAGCATTTTATTGGGAAAAATCGAGTGAAAGCGGAGCCTTCTGGAGCATAGCTCTCGGAGCCCTCATAACGGGGATTTTATTCCTTAAAGGAGCAAAACCTTTGGGCTTGATGCTCGGTATTTGGAGTATTATAATATCATCAGGAGTTTTTACTATTTTAAGTATTGTATTTCCTTCAGGAAGGAGAGAGAATCTCAAGATATGGAACACTTAG
- a CDS encoding methyl-accepting chemotaxis protein has translation MKRSLYFNLSVPLMVFIILLVVIYASTLFITDKQKSDAVVINLAGRQRMLTQRMTKELLNYLILKDESALKSMQNSIKVFDMTLKALTNGGEAPLDLAWNKMVKIPPAPDSVKPQLQKVMNMWKSFAENLKKAIEGDKSALSFVLKNNVPLLSEMNKGVLLFQEVAEEKVIWMKRIQLILFLVGIAIAVITLLIYKKTIIEPTRELLSFTNELTESGGDLTRRVPVLTEDEVGNLGRAINASIASLRELIWKIKNSSILSIAELYKSVRRLIKANEHTKEIAELLDKSARSIENITNAVQNQYASSEEITSSTQTLANSRKI, from the coding sequence ATGAAAAGAAGCCTTTATTTCAATTTATCCGTTCCTCTGATGGTATTTATAATCCTGCTTGTTGTAATATACGCCTCAACGCTTTTTATAACGGATAAACAAAAATCTGATGCAGTAGTTATAAACCTCGCTGGGCGTCAAAGAATGTTAACACAGAGAATGACAAAAGAGCTTCTTAACTATCTTATCTTAAAGGATGAATCTGCCTTAAAGAGCATGCAGAACAGCATAAAGGTCTTTGACATGACGCTAAAAGCACTCACCAATGGAGGAGAAGCTCCTCTCGATCTCGCCTGGAACAAGATGGTAAAGATTCCACCGGCTCCCGATAGCGTGAAACCCCAGCTTCAGAAGGTAATGAACATGTGGAAAAGCTTCGCCGAAAACCTGAAAAAAGCAATAGAGGGAGATAAAAGCGCACTAAGCTTCGTCTTGAAGAACAATGTACCGCTGCTTTCGGAAATGAACAAAGGGGTATTACTATTCCAAGAAGTTGCAGAGGAAAAAGTCATATGGATGAAAAGAATACAGCTTATTTTATTCCTCGTTGGCATAGCTATAGCGGTTATAACGCTACTTATCTACAAAAAGACCATCATTGAGCCCACAAGAGAATTGCTCTCATTCACTAATGAGCTTACAGAATCTGGAGGAGATCTGACACGAAGGGTTCCCGTGCTCACCGAAGACGAGGTTGGCAATTTGGGAAGGGCAATTAACGCCTCTATAGCTTCACTCAGAGAGTTAATATGGAAGATCAAAAACTCCTCTATACTTTCAATAGCCGAGCTTTACAAGTCCGTAAGAAGACTTATAAAGGCTAACGAACACACAAAAGAGATAGCAGAGCTGTTGGATAAGAGCGCCCGTTCTATAGAAAACATAACCAATGCCGTTCAGAATCAGTATGCGAGCTCCGAGGAAATAACCTCAAGCACTCAGACGCTCGCAAACTCGCGGAAGATTTAA
- the cbiQ gene encoding cobalt ECF transporter T component CbiQ — MKSLLLRLDIRVRMVFFFAFALIMATAKSWVSMAVGLFFVVFLSLISGISFRKLIKNLLLFEGLLVFLLLFLPFTYPGEVIFRLGLLGITREGVEEALLIFSRSSVILFGSIVFVSSTDLFTLIHALYRLRFPSKLVEIAFFTIRYISVVEREYKALRKAMKARAFKPGTNFHTYKSYAYLLGMLMVRSYDRAQRVYKAMLARGYRGNFPVYRSFKLGRIDIYFIPSATAFLAILSILAWR, encoded by the coding sequence ATGAAGTCTCTTCTATTGAGATTGGATATCAGGGTAAGAATGGTATTTTTCTTCGCTTTCGCGCTTATAATGGCTACAGCTAAGAGCTGGGTTTCTATGGCTGTTGGACTATTCTTCGTCGTTTTTCTGTCTCTTATAAGCGGTATTTCCTTTCGGAAGCTGATAAAGAATCTCCTTTTGTTTGAGGGGCTCCTCGTTTTTCTGCTCCTTTTTCTTCCGTTTACCTATCCGGGTGAGGTTATCTTCAGGCTCGGTCTCCTTGGAATAACGAGAGAAGGAGTGGAGGAAGCTCTTCTCATATTTTCAAGATCTTCAGTAATTCTCTTTGGAAGTATCGTCTTTGTTTCCTCCACGGATCTGTTTACGTTGATTCATGCTCTTTATAGACTTCGATTTCCCTCCAAGCTTGTTGAGATAGCCTTCTTCACCATCAGGTATATAAGCGTTGTGGAAAGAGAGTATAAGGCTTTGAGGAAGGCGATGAAGGCAAGGGCTTTTAAGCCGGGAACGAATTTTCACACTTATAAGAGCTATGCCTATCTTCTCGGCATGCTTATGGTCAGAAGTTATGATAGGGCTCAGAGGGTTTATAAGGCGATGTTGGCGAGGGGATACAGGGGGAATTTCCCGGTATATAGGTCTTTCAAGCTCGGTAGAATTGATATATACTTTATACCATCAGCAACGGCTTTCTTAGCGATTCTATCCATTCTCGCGTGGAGGTAA
- a CDS encoding TRAP transporter large permease — MAIVMLLSFFIMMIGGIPLFVSLLAAAFVGFAYLGDLSMLRFMVQQFFSGMDVFSLMAIPFFILAGTLMNSSGLTDRLLEFSHMLVGKVKGGLGYVNVLASILFAGVNGSAAADASALGSILIPAMKKEGFDPVYSAGITAGSSLVGPIIPPSIFMILYATMTNTSIGGLFVAGIIPGLILGGAFFVMNYLYCRKHSFPPPVRRTERTRLKTLLHSFSALIAPVIIIGGIVSGIVTPTESGALAIAYVAFAGFFITRELNLRSFMTAIFETARLTSVIFLIMGAAAVVGWLLKWDRVPQRFAEFLTSIGVAQNPVLLMLVLSGITFIVGMFMEEVATLSLLTPIFVPLAKMAGIDPLHFGIVMTLNVTIALITPPMGACIYIVSAVGRVELGKLFKGIWPFIAIAMAVLLIIILFPSLTTTLPKLVGL, encoded by the coding sequence ATGGCCATCGTCATGCTTCTTTCCTTTTTCATAATGATGATAGGTGGCATCCCTCTATTTGTCTCACTTCTTGCAGCCGCTTTCGTTGGCTTTGCATATCTCGGAGATTTATCAATGCTCAGATTCATGGTTCAACAGTTTTTCTCCGGCATGGATGTTTTCTCCCTCATGGCAATACCCTTTTTCATTTTAGCTGGAACCTTGATGAACTCATCTGGGCTTACCGATAGATTGCTTGAGTTCAGTCATATGCTTGTGGGAAAAGTAAAGGGAGGATTGGGCTACGTTAATGTGCTGGCGAGCATCCTTTTCGCAGGTGTAAACGGTTCTGCTGCAGCAGACGCCTCAGCCTTAGGCTCCATATTAATTCCCGCAATGAAAAAGGAAGGGTTTGACCCGGTCTACTCCGCAGGTATAACCGCAGGAAGCTCACTGGTGGGGCCTATAATACCGCCCAGTATTTTTATGATACTCTACGCAACGATGACGAATACCTCAATAGGAGGATTATTCGTGGCAGGTATAATCCCAGGTCTCATACTTGGCGGAGCTTTCTTCGTGATGAACTATTTGTACTGCAGAAAACATTCTTTCCCTCCACCCGTAAGAAGAACAGAAAGAACGAGATTAAAGACCCTACTTCACTCGTTTTCTGCTCTTATAGCTCCCGTCATAATTATAGGAGGTATAGTGTCCGGAATAGTAACGCCAACAGAGTCAGGAGCTTTAGCAATCGCCTACGTAGCGTTTGCCGGCTTCTTTATAACAAGAGAGCTAAACTTAAGGAGCTTTATGACCGCGATATTCGAAACGGCTCGGTTAACAAGCGTAATATTCCTGATAATGGGAGCAGCAGCGGTTGTGGGATGGCTTCTCAAGTGGGATAGGGTTCCCCAACGATTTGCTGAGTTTCTGACTTCGATAGGGGTGGCACAAAATCCCGTTCTTCTAATGCTCGTTTTAAGCGGAATAACTTTCATAGTTGGCATGTTTATGGAGGAGGTTGCCACGCTTTCCCTCCTGACGCCAATTTTCGTACCCTTGGCCAAGATGGCGGGTATCGATCCACTACACTTCGGCATCGTAATGACGCTAAATGTAACCATAGCACTCATAACCCCTCCCATGGGTGCCTGCATATACATAGTCTCAGCCGTGGGAAGAGTCGAACTCGGAAAGCTATTTAAGGGTATATGGCCCTTCATAGCCATCGCCATGGCAGTTCTCCTTATAATAATTCTTTTCCCATCACTCACCACTACCCTGCCCAAGCTCGTCGGGCTCTGA
- a CDS encoding membrane dipeptidase: MSYIFDGHMDLLNRIIVERKKGKRRVIEREFSSPLLRGRIKGAFLSIWIEEEYRKDPLQAQERNLALISTAIREFKESSKAMVFVKTTEDFKKALETDRLFFLLSMEGLDGIGDKPELIYVLDELGVRMIGLTWNNSNAFARGTYGEGSFSLTELGKQAIEIIKELSLILDLAHACDDAFWKALSVYDEDLVVVSHTAVRSLCEHPRNLTDDMIKAIAERGGLIGIAAISPFISVDKKATLSDFISHIKYISDLVGVEHVALGLDYECFLPQNILTIEFPPVEGLECLEESANILHALSKEGFSQEEIEKIAHLNWERIILKSLSSRK, from the coding sequence TTGAGCTACATTTTTGACGGTCATATGGATCTCTTAAACAGGATCATCGTTGAGAGAAAGAAGGGAAAGAGAAGGGTTATAGAAAGAGAGTTTTCCTCGCCACTACTAAGGGGCAGAATTAAGGGCGCTTTTCTGTCCATCTGGATAGAGGAAGAGTACAGGAAAGATCCTTTGCAAGCTCAGGAAAGAAACTTAGCGCTAATTTCAACCGCTATAAGAGAATTTAAAGAAAGTAGTAAAGCAATGGTCTTCGTAAAAACGACGGAAGACTTTAAAAAGGCTCTTGAAACCGACCGATTATTCTTTTTGCTCTCAATGGAGGGATTAGACGGTATAGGCGATAAACCCGAGCTAATATATGTTTTAGATGAACTCGGAGTAAGAATGATAGGTTTAACCTGGAACAACAGCAATGCATTTGCGCGAGGAACCTATGGTGAGGGAAGCTTCTCACTAACGGAGCTGGGAAAGCAAGCCATAGAGATAATAAAAGAGCTAAGTTTGATACTGGATTTAGCACATGCATGCGATGACGCTTTCTGGAAAGCTCTAAGCGTCTATGATGAAGACTTAGTAGTTGTAAGCCATACAGCAGTAAGATCACTATGCGAGCACCCAAGAAATTTAACGGATGACATGATCAAAGCTATAGCTGAAAGAGGAGGGCTAATAGGCATAGCAGCGATATCTCCATTTATAAGCGTTGATAAAAAAGCAACTTTAAGCGACTTTATAAGCCACATCAAATATATCTCAGATCTCGTAGGAGTGGAGCACGTTGCTCTTGGTCTGGATTACGAATGTTTCCTTCCTCAAAATATACTTACCATAGAGTTCCCCCCAGTTGAGGGACTCGAGTGCCTTGAGGAATCCGCAAACATACTTCACGCTCTTAGTAAGGAAGGGTTCTCGCAGGAGGAAATAGAGAAAATCGCTCACCTGAATTGGGAGAGAATTATCCTAAAAAGCCTTTCTTCACGCAAGTAG
- a CDS encoding ABC transporter ATP-binding protein yields the protein MEKTLLKLKNIFFSYGDKPLLEGLNFELRYGERVGITGYNGAGKTTMVEIAMGFLKPQKGSILFNGRPLEDENDFYELRKSVGYVFQDPDDQLFCPTVFEDVAFGPLNLGLRGKEVEERVNEVLRKLGILHLKDKITYKLSGGEKRLVSIAAVLAMEPEGLILDEPINGLDEEARARVEHILVSLSKSIVVISHDVSFLKRVCGRVLRLESGKLVELHL from the coding sequence TTGGAAAAGACGCTTTTGAAGTTGAAAAATATCTTCTTTTCATATGGCGATAAGCCCTTGCTTGAGGGGTTGAACTTTGAGCTTCGATATGGAGAGCGCGTGGGTATCACGGGGTATAACGGTGCAGGAAAGACCACAATGGTGGAGATAGCTATGGGCTTTCTTAAGCCCCAAAAGGGAAGCATTCTTTTTAACGGCAGACCTTTAGAAGATGAGAACGACTTTTATGAGCTCAGAAAAAGCGTAGGCTACGTTTTTCAAGATCCCGATGATCAGCTTTTCTGCCCTACCGTTTTTGAAGATGTAGCCTTTGGACCGCTTAATCTTGGCTTAAGGGGGAAGGAGGTTGAGGAAAGAGTAAATGAAGTTCTGAGAAAACTCGGGATTTTGCATCTTAAGGATAAGATAACCTACAAGCTTTCTGGAGGAGAAAAACGGCTCGTCTCTATAGCTGCGGTTCTCGCTATGGAACCGGAAGGATTGATACTTGATGAGCCTATAAATGGCTTAGATGAGGAGGCGCGAGCGAGAGTGGAACATATACTTGTTTCTTTATCTAAATCCATCGTTGTTATCTCTCACGATGTCTCCTTCCTCAAGCGCGTGTGTGGGAGGGTACTCCGCCTTGAATCTGGAAAATTGGTTGAGCTTCATTTATAA
- a CDS encoding TRAP transporter small permease, with product MRKSSKSAPQLLSDICLWAAGVLLIINVANIAVSIFMRYLLKTSFIWTEEFSRYSLIWVVTLAAPPALYYGDHMYIDFIVKRLPSSMQIPLIWFKRVVIGGILAIMIYHGIKYTIEVKMFITMAMNISKAIPVSAIPVGMTLTLIEYILLEIRRDVSAK from the coding sequence ATGAGAAAAAGCTCAAAGAGTGCACCCCAGCTGCTCAGCGACATATGCCTCTGGGCAGCTGGGGTGCTTTTAATTATAAACGTCGCGAATATAGCCGTCAGCATCTTCATGAGATATCTTCTAAAGACATCGTTTATATGGACCGAGGAGTTCTCGAGATATTCACTCATCTGGGTAGTAACTCTTGCTGCACCCCCCGCCTTGTACTATGGGGATCACATGTACATCGATTTCATCGTAAAGAGACTCCCTTCCTCCATGCAAATTCCTCTCATATGGTTTAAGCGAGTTGTAATAGGCGGAATCCTTGCAATAATGATATATCATGGAATTAAATACACCATTGAAGTTAAAATGTTTATAACTATGGCAATGAATATATCAAAAGCCATACCGGTATCAGCAATACCAGTAGGGATGACTTTAACGCTCATAGAATACATATTACTGGAAATTCGTAGGGATGTGAGCGCAAAATGA
- the cbiM gene encoding cobalt transporter CbiM, which produces MHISEGVLSAPVLATGALLTASGTYLGLKRLKEKDIPTVGVLSSAFFVASLIHVPLGPTSVHLILNGLNGIILRWAAFPSLLVALFLQAVLLQFGGLTTLGVNTFNMAFPAVLVGLSFGRFVSSGRKALVIIGGALAGALAVGLSGICVAISLAFTGQGFLAVAKLVLIAHIPIMMIEAIITPVILLFIAKVNPSILRGDER; this is translated from the coding sequence ATGCATATATCTGAAGGGGTTCTTTCCGCGCCCGTTCTCGCGACGGGCGCCCTTTTAACGGCTTCGGGAACCTATTTAGGATTGAAGAGACTAAAAGAGAAGGATATTCCTACGGTAGGTGTGCTTTCATCTGCTTTTTTCGTTGCTTCTCTCATACACGTTCCTCTGGGACCAACGAGCGTTCACCTGATATTAAACGGGTTAAACGGGATAATCTTGAGGTGGGCTGCTTTTCCGTCCCTCCTTGTAGCTCTTTTTCTCCAAGCGGTTTTGCTTCAATTCGGGGGTTTAACCACGCTTGGCGTTAATACCTTTAACATGGCTTTTCCCGCCGTCCTGGTGGGATTATCGTTTGGCAGGTTTGTTTCCTCCGGAAGGAAGGCTTTGGTTATCATTGGGGGCGCCCTTGCGGGGGCGCTTGCGGTAGGTTTGTCAGGTATATGCGTGGCAATCTCCCTCGCTTTTACGGGGCAGGGCTTTCTTGCGGTTGCTAAGCTTGTCCTTATCGCTCACATACCGATAATGATGATAGAAGCTATTATAACGCCTGTGATTCTTCTCTTTATCGCGAAGGTTAATCCGTCGATTTTAAGGGGGGACGAGAGATGA
- a CDS encoding transcription repressor NadR codes for MEHLEKRILEILEETYPEPVKGGALAEKLNVSRQSIVKIIAILRSRGKKITATPKGYVLDKGEKFEEVIAVRHNEDEIEEEISIIIGEGCVLLNVIVEHPVYGEIKGNLDIRTKADLTRFMTKMRSFGAKPLLALSDGVHLHTIRCNKRERIEKVKKLLRERGFLLE; via the coding sequence ATGGAACACTTAGAGAAGAGAATTCTTGAGATACTGGAGGAAACCTATCCAGAGCCGGTAAAGGGAGGAGCGCTTGCCGAGAAGCTTAACGTAAGCAGGCAATCTATCGTTAAGATAATAGCCATTTTAAGATCCCGGGGAAAGAAAATAACAGCTACTCCAAAAGGATACGTCCTCGATAAGGGAGAAAAATTTGAGGAAGTCATAGCGGTAAGGCATAATGAAGATGAAATAGAAGAGGAAATCTCTATTATAATAGGTGAGGGATGCGTTCTCCTAAACGTAATAGTGGAACATCCCGTTTATGGGGAGATTAAGGGAAATCTTGATATAAGAACCAAGGCTGATCTAACGAGATTTATGACGAAAATGAGAAGCTTTGGAGCTAAGCCTCTTTTGGCCTTGTCCGACGGCGTTCACTTACATACGATAAGATGTAATAAAAGAGAAAGGATTGAAAAAGTCAAAAAGCTCCTGAGGGAAAGAGGGTTTTTGCTCGAGTAA
- a CDS encoding alpha/beta hydrolase, giving the protein MNLENWLSFIYKVPEDKGIKFSFKLLQKDENVIVERVTFRSLYESPYEVNNFVYVDLFTPIKERASAFLLFIHGLGLGRKKKRLYALLPERIARFGVTSAFLALPYHLERTPPGKTSSKWFSDFNDVETAAFYHQAVVDIIASVSALSRGRIPFIAGVSLGAMISVIALAVDERLRGGFLILGGGNYERIIWKSLTRFMVNETGCSRKICHRVYKRFSDYLEMVKKAGSWRKVLPPKICFLFEPLTFAPFAKRKEVVMINALFDMVIPRASALELWNALGRPEIHWLPSTHGGAVFWGRKISKIILRKLKKADRF; this is encoded by the coding sequence TTGAATCTGGAAAATTGGTTGAGCTTCATTTATAAGGTGCCAGAAGATAAGGGTATTAAGTTTTCCTTCAAGCTCCTTCAGAAGGATGAGAATGTTATCGTTGAAAGGGTAACCTTCAGAAGCCTTTATGAGAGCCCCTATGAGGTTAACAACTTCGTTTATGTTGATCTTTTTACCCCTATAAAGGAAAGGGCTTCCGCTTTCCTCCTTTTTATTCACGGGCTTGGTCTTGGCAGAAAGAAGAAGCGTTTGTATGCTCTTCTTCCGGAAAGAATAGCTCGCTTTGGCGTGACAAGCGCCTTTTTGGCTCTTCCCTATCATCTTGAGCGAACGCCCCCCGGCAAGACGAGCTCCAAATGGTTTTCTGACTTTAATGATGTGGAAACAGCCGCCTTTTATCATCAGGCCGTTGTTGATATAATTGCGTCTGTTTCCGCTCTCTCGAGAGGCAGGATTCCATTTATAGCCGGCGTTAGCCTCGGAGCTATGATTTCGGTTATAGCTCTTGCCGTTGATGAGCGATTAAGAGGAGGGTTTCTCATTCTCGGCGGAGGGAATTATGAGAGGATAATATGGAAAAGCCTTACCAGATTTATGGTAAATGAGACCGGGTGTAGCAGAAAGATATGTCATCGGGTTTATAAAAGGTTTTCTGACTATCTTGAGATGGTGAAAAAAGCGGGCTCATGGAGGAAAGTTCTACCCCCTAAGATATGCTTTCTCTTTGAGCCTCTCACCTTCGCTCCTTTTGCAAAGAGGAAGGAAGTGGTTATGATAAACGCTCTTTTTGATATGGTAATTCCGCGAGCTTCCGCTTTAGAGTTATGGAACGCTCTTGGAAGACCGGAAATTCACTGGCTTCCTTCAACGCACGGTGGCGCCGTTTTCTGGGGGAGAAAGATATCCAAGATAATCTTAAGGAAACTTAAGAAAGCCGATAGATTCTAA
- the dctP gene encoding TRAP transporter substrate-binding protein DctP, with translation MVLFLLCFIGVATAMEVKISYNGPPDPKTNAVHAYAVRLKKLIEEGTNGRIKLVLFPNSQLGKEEERMDMTRNLPIMNIASYAGMAPLFPELYAASIPFMFDSYKAAHIFFDESEYWKKAQETFKKRTGVVLLEAIEEGGFLAFTNSKREIHSPKDFKGLKFRAMDEGQVIIYKAMGASGVPIPWTELYMALKTGVVDGQMNPPMYIIIGSLYEVQKYMTMANVQYSDQFLVANAKWFDSLSPEDKKVILEAAKKANIINRKEVESMVDKRVQFLKDKGMKVYYPTKEEMEQFRKTVQPAYVNWLKKKIGEYWLDLALKCAKIANEKAAK, from the coding sequence ATGGTTTTATTCCTCCTGTGCTTTATAGGAGTAGCCACAGCAATGGAGGTAAAGATCTCTTATAACGGACCACCTGATCCTAAAACCAACGCGGTTCACGCCTACGCGGTTAGACTGAAGAAACTCATCGAGGAAGGAACTAATGGAAGAATAAAACTCGTGCTTTTCCCCAACAGCCAGCTCGGCAAAGAGGAAGAACGAATGGATATGACCAGAAATTTACCGATAATGAATATAGCCTCATATGCAGGAATGGCACCGTTATTCCCTGAGCTCTACGCAGCATCAATTCCCTTCATGTTTGATAGCTATAAAGCAGCACATATATTCTTCGATGAAAGCGAATACTGGAAGAAGGCTCAAGAAACCTTTAAGAAGAGAACTGGCGTTGTCCTATTGGAAGCAATAGAGGAAGGAGGCTTCTTAGCCTTTACTAATTCCAAGAGAGAAATCCACTCCCCAAAGGACTTTAAGGGATTGAAGTTCCGTGCAATGGATGAGGGACAGGTGATAATCTATAAAGCAATGGGAGCCTCAGGAGTGCCGATCCCTTGGACAGAGCTTTACATGGCCTTGAAAACGGGAGTTGTGGATGGGCAGATGAATCCGCCCATGTATATCATCATAGGCAGTCTATATGAAGTTCAGAAATATATGACCATGGCGAACGTCCAATATTCAGATCAGTTCCTGGTAGCGAATGCCAAATGGTTTGATAGCTTAAGCCCCGAGGATAAAAAGGTAATCTTAGAGGCAGCCAAGAAAGCCAACATTATAAACAGAAAAGAAGTAGAAAGCATGGTTGATAAGCGCGTTCAGTTCCTGAAAGATAAAGGTATGAAGGTATACTATCCTACCAAGGAAGAAATGGAGCAGTTTAGAAAAACCGTTCAACCCGCATATGTAAACTGGCTAAAGAAGAAAATAGGAGAATACTGGCTGGATCTCGCGCTTAAGTGCGCCAAGATCGCCAACGAGAAAGCCGCCAAATGA